Proteins from a genomic interval of Capsicum annuum cultivar UCD-10X-F1 chromosome 4, UCD10Xv1.1, whole genome shotgun sequence:
- the LOC107868112 gene encoding red chlorophyll catabolite reductase, chloroplastic (The RefSeq protein has 2 substitutions compared to this genomic sequence) has product MAVPIALFSAQFSTPLLTNSLPSSPVLKRFSCSSSVPMEHYSDNRQLKFEEFPYVSVPHKELMVELVSTLENRLGTSLLPCTLPSDVQYFENQTGTAHGSLYVRSGNSASQVDFILGSWVHCNLPTGGALNITSLSAYLRPSTDAPNFLIEVICSSPTTLILILDLPPRKDLVQHPDYLKTFYEDTQLDKQRQLLGKLPEVKPYFSSSLYIRAVVSPSAILFSVETEPTQPIQIDELIRDHISPVAKVMLDTWLDLCACAERRLTDDESKTVAKRDRINRNKTIEIDLESSFPRLFGQEVANRVLGVLREIYNS; this is encoded by the exons ATGGCTGTTCCAATAGCACTTTTCTCCGCCCAATTTTCCACTCCACTTCTAACAAATTCACTCCCTTCTTCCCCAGTCTTAAAACGTTTCTCTTGTTCATCATCAATTCCCATGGAACACTATAGTGATAATCGTCAATTGAAATTCAAGGAATTTCCTTATGTGTCTGTTCCACATAAGGAGTTAATGGTGGAACTTGTATCTACTCTGGAGAATCGGCTTGGAACATCTCTACTTCCTTGTACTTTGCCTTCAGATGTGCAGTACTTTGAAAATCAAACGGGTACTGCTCATGGTTCTCTCTATGTCAGATCTGGAAACTCAGCTTCTCAG GTTGATTTCATACTTGGTAGTTGGGTTCATTGCAACTTACCCACAGGTGGAGCGTTGAATATTACAAGCCTTTCAGCATATTTGAGACCTTCAACTGATGCACCAAACTTCTTAATTGAAGTTATATGCAGCAGTCCAACAACTCTCATCCTCATTCTTGATTTACCTCCGCGAAAGGACCTTGTCCAACATCCCGATTACCTTAAGACCTTTTATGAAGACACACAGTTAGACAAGCAGAGACAACTTCTCGGTAAGCTACCCGAGGTGAAGCCTTACTTCTCTTCATCTTTATATATTCGAGCTGTTGTCTCTCCATCAGCTATCTTGTTTTCTGTAGAAACCGAACCTACACAACCCATTCAAATTGATGAACTTATTCGGGATCACATAAGTCCTGTTGCTAAGGTAATGCTGGATACATGGTTGGATCTGTGTGCTTGTGCTGAGAGAAGATTGACAGATGATGAAAGTAAAACTGTGGCTAAAAGGGATCGAATAAATAGGAACAAGACTATTGAGATAGATCTTGAATCAAGTTTTCCTAGGCTTTTCGGGCAAGAAGTAGCGAACCGGGTTTTAGGAGTACTAAGGGAAATCTACAACAGTTGA
- the LOC107868112 gene encoding red chlorophyll catabolite reductase, chloroplastic isoform X1 gives MAVPIALFSAQFSTPLLTNSLPSSPVLKRFSCSSSIPMEHYSDNRQLKFKEFPYVSVPHKELMVELVSTLENRLGTSLLPCTLPSDVQYFENQTGTAHGSLYVRSGNSASQVDFILGSWVHCNLPTGGALNITSLSAYLRPSTDAPNFLIEVICSSPTTLILILDLPPRKDLVQHPDYLKTFYEDTQLDKQRQLLETEPTQPIQIDELIRDHISPVAKVMLDTWLDLCACAERRLTDDESKTVAKRDRINRNKTIEIDLESSFPRLFGQEVANRVLGVLREIYNS, from the exons ATGGCTGTTCCAATAGCACTTTTCTCCGCCCAATTTTCCACTCCACTTCTAACAAATTCACTCCCTTCTTCCCCAGTCTTAAAACGTTTCTCTTGTTCATCATCAATTCCCATGGAACACTATAGTGATAATCGTCAATTGAAATTCAAGGAATTTCCTTATGTGTCTGTTCCACATAAGGAGTTAATGGTGGAACTTGTATCTACTCTGGAGAATCGGCTTGGAACATCTCTACTTCCTTGTACTTTGCCTTCAGATGTGCAGTACTTTGAAAATCAAACGGGTACTGCTCATGGTTCTCTCTATGTCAGATCTGGAAACTCAGCTTCTCAG GTTGATTTCATACTTGGTAGTTGGGTTCATTGCAACTTACCCACAGGTGGAGCGTTGAATATTACAAGCCTTTCAGCATATTTGAGACCTTCAACTGATGCACCAAACTTCTTAATTGAAGTTATATGCAGCAGTCCAACAACTCTCATCCTCATTCTTGATTTACCTCCGCGAAAGGACCTTGTCCAACATCCCGATTACCTTAAGACCTTTTATGAAGACACACAGTTAGACAAGCAGAGACAACTTCTCG AAACCGAACCTACACAACCCATTCAAATTGATGAACTTATTCGGGATCACATAAGTCCTGTTGCTAAGGTAATGCTGGATACATGGTTGGATCTGTGTGCTTGTGCTGAGAGAAGATTGACAGATGATGAAAGTAAAACTGTGGCTAAAAGGGATCGAATAAATAGGAACAAGACTATTGAGATAGATCTTGAATCAAGTTTTCCTAGGCTTTTCGGGCAAGAAGTAGCGAACCGGGTTTTAGGAGTACTAAGGGAAATCTACAACAGTTGA